From the Synchiropus splendidus isolate RoL2022-P1 chromosome 3, RoL_Sspl_1.0, whole genome shotgun sequence genome, the window CATCCTCTTCAGTTGCCATGAACTGAAAGGCAAAATCTGTACTGAAACTATGGATTGTCGTCGAGTTTTCTCTCACACCGCAATTGCGCATTTTGAGATGTCTACATGAAATAGAGTGTGTTTGGGGAGggggaataaaaaaatgtttatgctgtgttttccaactttttcatacagtatatttagctcattttaaatgtgtgcGTTTGTGCTGGCAGGCAGAGGTCATGACCTCACAGGGACATTTTGGGGGGCAGGTAGTGAATagttaatgaggcttcatgatctATTTGAGGATGGAGCTGTCATGACTGTTGGGAGACGCTGTTGTCATTTGTCTCAATACCACCGTGGACTAGGGCAATGGTTGGCAACCTCAATTGTTGAAAGAGCTATGTTggaccaaaaaaacaaaccattatGTCTGGAGccgcaaaaaaaataaaagccttaTATAAGCCTTAAAATGAAGGCAACGCACGCTGTATGTATCTATATTAGCCGACCATCAAAATGACTAAGTTGGTTACGAATACATAATGAGCCTTCAtgattaaatgtttattttccaggCAGTGCATTCTGCAGAGAATGACACACCATGTGACAGCTCTGTTGTACGATGCCGCCTCAAGTTTAACTTCATTACAATATCAATGAATTAGCAGGAGGTCAGAATATTCGCTGTCAACTTCATCGAGCAATGCACCGAACCGACGGTGGTTCAATGCTTTTGCAATGATCTTGTTCACCATCTCGATGACAAGGTTCATCACCGCCACACACTCCGTTGGGAATGTTTGTGCACACAGCGCCTCTTGATGCAAGATGCAGTCGAATGCAAGCAGATTTTGATCCAGTGCTTTCTGTCTTAAAGTCACAAACCCCCTTTTTGATCCTCTCATTTTGCCATGCGCTTTGAGTTTCTGAGTTTCTCCTGGTCCACctcctttgttttccagtgtgtctgtgcccgtTCTCTGTGGTTCTACTGCCTGCAATCCTGTGGACTTACTGTGTTTCTTGGACTCTGGTTCTCCTCCACTGTTTTGCGCTCATGATGGGCGTTTTGGTTTCTGAAccgtttgattttattttccggACTCTGTCTCCCATTTGTGTTGAGATTTTGTACCGCCTTGTTTTTCCTTGTGCTTCCTTCGACTGTAATTCTGTTCTTTTTAAGTTTGCCTCCTTCTACCATTGAACCGTATTAAGTTcgttttcttcttaaatttgtAGGACTAAAGAGCCGCATACGGCTCTAGAGCCGCAGGTTGCCGACCCCTGGACTAGGGGGTGGCGAACTGTCGGGAACTAAGATTTCTCCTTGTCAGAGGACTGTGATCTCTGAAAGCCTTTTTAGTTATGTATTGAATAATGATGGGCcagtggggcttcatgaaacggtgtcgttatttttagagcccagtaggtggcgctgttggtgcAAAAATTAGGAggagtttcattgaattcctgTCCAAATACAAAGAATTTAGAGTGTGGAGGGCCATctcgtgggctctgaaaataaagacactgtttcatgaagcctcattggcccatcactagtattaATGATGCATATAATATTGCAGTGTCTTAATCGGCATGTGCGAGGAATGAACCTAAAGTTTGGCTGGATCCTTACCTCTTATCTGGTCTGCTGATCATAATGCTGTTAACCCACCGAGGTACAGCAGTTGTGACCAACACAATGAATCAAAAACATTCATGGAATGTAATATGATTTGACCTTatctttgcagatgatgtcatgGTGGACGTCACTCATGTTCTTCCTggataaataaaattgaaagcAAGTAAATAATTTAGTCGACATTAAATTTTGACGAACCAATAAAAGACGTTCTTAATGAGGAATGGTGTTGGATTAGAGTTTGTCAAGAAGACCAGGGCTGATAGACGGACCGTGCGATGGTCTGCTAGTCGGACTGGACTGACTAGTTGCTGACGTCTCTTGTTGGTATATAAGTTGTCAGGAAGAGACCCGCTCATCACCTTTGACTTGACTGTGTGTTGAAGGAGAGAAAGGTAAGatcgcacacactcacacctgttGTTTAGAGCAGTTTCAATGTGTATTTCCATATCATGTCCATGCTTGAGATTGTGAGTAATCTGTGGGTTACATTCATTTTCTACCATGTGGGGGAGGGTTGTTTATTTTGACTGATTCAGCCAGCACCAGCACCATGTTGACTGTAGCATTACTGACATCTAATATCTATTACAGCTTTGTTTCCCACTCATTAGAGTtccttgaatatatatattttaaaaactaGTTACTCTGTGAAATTAAATCCTTtgaatgttgtttttatgtcatGAGACCCTTGCTGATGAAAGGAAGTGTAAAGCTTCCATATTGATTACGAAATGAAATGTTGGATGGACTATTTACTTATGTGTAGTACAGACACAAGTCACTGAAAttacatataaataaatgacattatttCATGAATTTCATTTGCGCTGCCATGATCTAAATCCAGtctatactactactaccactgctactacgactactattactacaactactactaataataataataatataagtaaTGATAGTAATATACATCAATGCTTAAAAAACTCAATATCACACTATTCTGATCTTCTTCAGGTTTATTTTTACCAGCAAGATCAGACGTCCACGTACCAAAAATGACAACGATAACCACAGCACCAGAACCCAGAGCGTACACCATGACCACAATATCGCATGAGTGGTCCTCTGGCATCTGCGATTGTTTCAAGGACTTGCCCCATTGTGAGTGACGGAATGTTCTCAAAAAAGGTGAGATGATGGATTCCACCTCATCACCTTCCCATCTCCAGGTTGCTTCGCCTTTTGGTGTTTTCCCTGCTTCGCCTGTAAAACTGCAAGTGAGGCCGGAGAGTGCCTATGTTTGCCTCTGCTGGACAGTTTCGGAATCATCCCACCAATCACACTCTCCCTCAGAGTGTCGGTACGCCAGAGATACGGCATCGAGGTGAGCATTTTTGAGATTTAAAGCCTTCTTGGAGGTCTTCACCAGCCTCTATCACTGTGCATTCCTCAGACACTTAATCAGTAGACACACTGTTTCTCAGAAAAGGTTGACGAAAACTTCATAGTTCTACAATacaagaaaaatgtaaatgcttGTATttattaagtttaaaaaaaggtcaCCTTGCTGGAAATCTTCTGTTTTACATGAGAAGACAACAAGGCAGGTCTGGTTTTCACCAATTTCACCTGCTGATGATCAACTTTAAAGCAACTCAacaaaattattaaataaataaataagtgtacTCAATTGTCGCCCCATTTAGTGAATGAACCTCAAACTCCTGAGTAAGATGCTGATTTGAGGAGAGCTGAGTTTCTGTGGAAATGTTCTCTTACACCTCTCACTCTTAGCCCAAAGATGACCTCCTCATCTCTGTTCATCCATTTTCCAATAATTCAGTGACCCCCATGTGATCTGTTAGCTTTGTGGCATCAAGTGGCCTGACATCACTGAGTTTGTGCACGTGACCAGGATCATGGGCTTGATGACGCACCACACCCTGTGGACAGTGCCACACACATATTTCACGGAGCAACTGCTTTACCATGACTAAAAATGgtcttgaaagatgaagtgtgtttttggccGCGAGGAAGTGGAACCACTCTTGCTCAATCCGCACACATGTTCTGGATCTGAACTTGAgatgaaataacatttttattttttagaaaacACTTTCTTAGATTCAGAATTATCGAGAAAAGGTTATTTTaagccaccaaaaaaaaaaaaaaaaactttggtgATTGACAGTTGAGATCAGTTGAACCATAAGAGTGTCAATGGCACAGCTCACCAaccatttttgtagttctttgGTTGGTCCTTCAATACATTGAACAAGGCTGATATTTTGCTCACTCTTACTTGTTACTTTGAAATTACTAATATTTGAAATTGCATTTTGAAAGTGAAGCTACGATATTaggatgtgagatttcattaccgaactaaaacaaaaagtcttcagaacatggaaaagCATCATAGGGCCCCCTTAATCTGCCTCTACAGTCCAAGAATGTGTGTTTCTTGCGTGGCACTGATTTTTATCCCCTGTTTATCTCTACAGGGAACCATTTGCAACGACTGTGTCTGTGCGTTCTGCTGTGGACCTTGTTCCTGGTGCCAGATAGCAAGGGAGATTAAAAGCAGGAAGAACCCTCTCACCTTTGTCAACATGGCCAGTAGCTAAGTCGCAGATTTGTGATCTGGTCTTGGTCGTCTGGACGTGGGGAATGTGAGTCGCTGAAGACGTCAGCATTTACTTCAGCACTAGAATATCATttgtacttgtaaaaaaaaaaaaacattttcacgtGGACTGGTGATCAAGCTTCTTTCCCTACTTTGTCTGCTTTTGCACCAATGAGACCTGTCTGTCATCGTTGGCCGGTGAGGAAGTTCACACACTTGTTCTTTTAGGAATTCCTCTGCGCTTcgtcagtgagagagagagagaagaaatcaTAAACACATTGTATCATGCTGCGGAACAATCAAAGGAAGGAAAGCCAGCGAGTCTGCAGGCTCTCACAGAGCTTTCTTGACATATGAGGCGTTATTGGGCGCACGGAACGTGAGGCTCCCCCAGGAGAGGTGGTTAATATCCCAATAAGCATGTATTGTCTGAAAAGCTGCGAGAAACATGCGTAATGTTTCTGTACAAGCTCGCCGCAAAAGGatatttcacacacaaaaaaagtgtattttaagTATTACACTGAAAGTGAtatgacacaaacaaaaatccacCTCCAGagatttaataaaataaaataaaataaacgtgacatgcattgtgatgaaagtttgttctttttttattgtgtttgttattTGTTTACTCCTTTACAAAGGATGTGAAGTAATCTGCGCACAGATACGCACTTCAGAAAACAGAACTCTTTATATTGCGAGCACACTGTGATGTACTCATGTCCCTGCGTGTTGTCTCCACATCAGGCTTCGTGATGGCAATGATGACATCTAGAACAACATCTGTATGAACGATGCGCTGCATGCAAACAGGACAGCATCTACGGAACATCTCGCATTTTCTTTAAATGGGTTTGTGCGGTATGGCGCAACGGTTTGCAGCATAACACTTATTGTTCGACGGATCCCGTCCTCCTTCGTGCCTGGTTCTACCTTGCCACAAACATTATGATTATTATAGTACTATTAATATAAGAGAAAGGACGGCTGGTCCCCGCGAGAGACACAGGGCTGACGGCACCGTGATGCGTTCAACATCCCTCGGAACAAGGTATGGATCGTGAGCCGTATTGGTTCAGTAAGGGACGCTTCATTTGAACGCAGGGGGCGATTCTGTATTTCAAAAGACGAGGTAATTTCAATTTATTAAACAACAAAAGTCAGAATTTGTCTGGTGTTCTACGTCTACGGCCGTCTCAAAATATATCATTCTCTGCCAAACGTACGCTCCCATGCATAACGCCTGCCGTTTATatgttctttctttctgtttatttttaaacaaaaaatatattggaaATGTATTTACAGTTGCGTTATTTAGTAATACAGTCACTCGCGTAACGTGTAGTGAATTGTGAATCCCGACGTTCGCGTTGAAGCTTGAACGTCCCACCTCTGACCAATCACAGTAAAGGGAGCGTCGTCAGAGCATAGAACGCGGAAAACCAACAAACCACATCTGCTTGTGCTCGTAAGATTTTTCCAGTTTTTTAAAGAAGGAGTGAACTCCACTAGGATCTAATGTCAGCTTGAAACTCCGTGATATGAGTATGTGACCTTTTAATTAGCAGTGAGGTGATATGAAATTGTATTTTGGCGAGAGACTTTTTATGTGTGGGCGTTTTATGGGATAATGTTTTTATCAATAAATGTGACCCCTAGTGAACCATCAGAACTTGAGCAAACCATTGTGTGCAGCAGTTAAGCTTTAACTGACGTATAATGTTACACACTCCGCCTGAACTTTGACCTGGCTTGCGCGAACGCATGTGTGGTGTGATGTGTTTAAACGCCTCACTCTAGGCTGCACACTCGAGCTTGATATTTGGACTGTCAGAAAGGTaagtgtggaaaaaaagggCATTTGATCAGTGCTATTCTTGACACTGTCTTCAAATGTAAAACTTTGCGCTCTTTTCTTGAATATTTGTTACACTAAGATCTGCACTCTCCTGTTGATAAACCCAACAGCGTTGAAAGGAAATGTATATTCATAGTCTTTATATTTTCTCTCCAGACATGGACTGGTATTAAACCAAACTTTCTCTCGCTCTGTCTCATTCATTTGATTTAATAAGCAAACGTGTGTTTTTGACAGAAAATGGTGAGGTCCCTCTCCACCGTCCTGCCGGTGCTGCTGATCTTCTCGCTGGCTGCAGCCTTTTGCGATGGCAGCAAGATCTTGGTTGTCCCACTTGACGGCAGCCACTGGATCAACATGAATGTGATTCTCCAGGAGCTGCACGCCCGAGGTCACGAGCTGACGGTGCTGCGCTCAGCCAAGAGCTGGTATATTCCCAAAGACTCACCCATCTACACTTCCATCGAAGTGAAGACGTTGGAAGATGAGACGGACCCTAACGTCTACTCTAAAATGCTCCTGGATGTTGTTGAATGCAGAAAGTGGCCACAATTCTTTAGCGGCTTCTGCCAGCAGAGCTTGATCACACGGATACAGAAAAATGGTCATGCTATTCTCGCCAGAGCAGCTGCCAGCCTGTTAGATGATcctgttttcatgaaaaacatgcaGGACATGAAGTTTGATTTGATGCTAACTGACCCCGCGCTGACCTTGGGGATCATATTGGGCAGCTACCTGAAACTCCCCATGGTGTGTAACGTCCGCTGGATGAACACCGGAGAGAGCCACTTCTCCATTGCACCATCCCCATTATCCTATGTGCCTGTGCCTGGAACTGAACTTCATGACCAGATGGATTTCGTGGACCGGACCAAGAATGTCCTGTACTATATTTTTAGTGTCTTTGAACACCAATATGTCATTGAACCTGCCTACTTTGAGCTTTTCCGACGTCACTTCCCGCCCGGAACCAGCTTGCTGTCCTTGGAACGCCAGGCTGATATCTGGTTGATGCGGACCGACTTTGTGTTTGAGTTCCCCCGTCCCACCATGCCCAATGTCATTTACATTGGTGGATTCCAGAGCAAAGCGGCGAAACCCCTGCCTGATGATCTAGAAGCCTTTGTACAGAGCTCCGGGGAACATGGCGTGGTGATGATGTCTCTTGGGACCATAGTGTCTGCGCTGTCTAAAGAAATGACCGAAGAAATCGCTGCAGCATTTGCTGAGCTGCCTCAGAAGGTGATCTGGAAGTTTTTAGGCGAGAAACCTTCAACATTAGGAAACAACACCCTCTTGGTGGACTGGCTGCCTCAGAAGGACCTCCTGGGACACCCAAAGACTCGTGCTTTTGTGGCTCATGGTGGCACGAATGGCCTTTACGAGGCCATCTACCACGGCGTCCCTGTTGTGTGTCTGCCACTTCTCTTTGACCAGTTTGACAACGGACAGCGCCTGAAAGTGCGTGGGGCAGCTCAGGTGGTGGAAGCCAAATCTCTAACAAAGGACACATTCCTGGAAGCTCTGAAGGACGTCTTGGAAACTCCGTCTTATCGCCAGAACATACAGCGCATGTCGAAGCTTCACCGTGATCACGCTGTTCCTCCCTTGGACACCGCCATCTTCTGGATTGAATACGTCATCAGGAACCAGGGAGCGGCCCATCTGCGCTCTGAAGCCTTCAACCTCACCTGGTACTCCTACTACTGCCTCGATGTGGCTGCTCTGTTGGCTGCTGTGATTGGCGGGATCTTCTGGGGATCACTGGCTCTCTGTCGGATTTGCTGCTGCCGGAAAtctaagaagaagaagaccaaaTCAGAGTAgcaaacaaatatatttcatttacataTCTAAAAGTATGTCTTGCTACACACATTTAACTACATGGTTTAATGGAAATGTAATTCCTATAATTAACTGCCATTgccctttgtttttttcttatgtttATCTCCATTTCCCCATCTAGTGGTCTACTTTTTCCTCGTGTTGACTTTGATGCTTATGTATTCTGTTGttacattattttaaatgtaattttaccCCCAAAGAAATGTCTACACTTTCCGACTGTGAATGTAACAAGCTACGACTCGAAACATATGGAGTGAGCCACCAGCAAATCATGACAAAGCAGTGACTCAGTGACGTGGAGGTACTTTATCAAATATCTTTGTACTTCCACTTCAGGAATTTTCTGTGACTATTTGATCTGTTTTGACCTAGGAACAATGTATACCAGCTGAAGACACTGCCATGTATTATTGTATTGTCTCAAAAACGATATTGCAACACAAGCTCCATTATAGAATCATGAATTTGTATCTAAAACACAGTATACAATAAAATCTATTAAACAACTTCCATGTGGCTGTGGTACCAAATTGTGTTGCTCCTTTAACAGTCTTGTTTTATCTACAATCTACACATTGATTATTCATGTTGTTGCTAGACTCAGAAAT encodes:
- the ugt5g1 gene encoding UDP glucuronosyltransferase 5 family, polypeptide G1, which encodes MVRSLSTVLPVLLIFSLAAAFCDGSKILVVPLDGSHWINMNVILQELHARGHELTVLRSAKSWYIPKDSPIYTSIEVKTLEDETDPNVYSKMLLDVVECRKWPQFFSGFCQQSLITRIQKNGHAILARAAASLLDDPVFMKNMQDMKFDLMLTDPALTLGIILGSYLKLPMVCNVRWMNTGESHFSIAPSPLSYVPVPGTELHDQMDFVDRTKNVLYYIFSVFEHQYVIEPAYFELFRRHFPPGTSLLSLERQADIWLMRTDFVFEFPRPTMPNVIYIGGFQSKAAKPLPDDLEAFVQSSGEHGVVMMSLGTIVSALSKEMTEEIAAAFAELPQKVIWKFLGEKPSTLGNNTLLVDWLPQKDLLGHPKTRAFVAHGGTNGLYEAIYHGVPVVCLPLLFDQFDNGQRLKVRGAAQVVEAKSLTKDTFLEALKDVLETPSYRQNIQRMSKLHRDHAVPPLDTAIFWIEYVIRNQGAAHLRSEAFNLTWYSYYCLDVAALLAAVIGGIFWGSLALCRICCCRKSKKKKTKSE
- the LOC128755877 gene encoding cornifelin homolog A-like — protein: MTTITTAPEPRAYTMTTISHEWSSGICDCFKDLPHCCFAFWCFPCFACKTASEAGECLCLPLLDSFGIIPPITLSLRVSVRQRYGIEGTICNDCVCAFCCGPCSWCQIAREIKSRKNPLTFVNMASS